From Nitratidesulfovibrio vulgaris str. Hildenborough, a single genomic window includes:
- a CDS encoding DEAD/DEAH box helicase gives MTFADLSLSPRLLAALDGMGYRQPTPVQRGAIPPALAGEDVLALAATGTGKTAAFVLPMLQRLMDGPRGAVRALVVAPTRELAEQTHDHVRRLGSMSRLRSTTIYGGVGVVAQALRLRAGVEVVVGCPGRLLDHIRRGNLDLSSLEVLVLDEGDSLFDLGFLADVRMLLGMVPATCQRMLFSATMPDAVRVLAAEALRQPVTVQVDAVQPASTVHHALYPVPAHLRTPLLKTFLRSGPEGSVVVFVRTRHGARRLWQQLDNVGFSVTCLQGKLSQRRRLAALEGFRDGRYDVLVATDVAARGLDISQVTHVVNYDVPSTADAYIHRVGRTGRAARNGTAMTFVTPADEAQVRNIERVLGTVIPRERLADFDYGAPVRGPEGARPAMPPRQPRLPAGKRPAAPQEAQEQPRRGRPRPPRHAVPPAAHPPTIPSRLPRQTPAGAEQVDLVRSSRMRGQGGDSDE, from the coding sequence GTGACTTTCGCAGACCTCTCCCTCTCTCCCCGGTTGCTCGCCGCGCTCGACGGCATGGGCTATCGCCAGCCCACACCCGTCCAGCGTGGGGCCATCCCGCCCGCCTTGGCGGGAGAGGATGTACTGGCCCTTGCCGCGACGGGAACGGGCAAGACGGCGGCATTCGTGCTGCCCATGCTGCAGCGGCTCATGGATGGTCCGAGAGGGGCGGTGCGCGCCCTCGTCGTGGCCCCTACGCGTGAGCTTGCGGAACAGACCCATGACCATGTGCGGCGTCTCGGTTCGATGTCGCGCCTGCGTAGCACGACCATCTACGGAGGCGTGGGCGTCGTGGCGCAGGCCTTGCGGCTGCGGGCCGGGGTCGAGGTGGTGGTGGGGTGCCCCGGCAGGCTTCTCGATCATATCCGGCGTGGCAACCTTGATCTTTCGTCCCTTGAGGTCCTGGTGCTTGACGAGGGCGATTCCCTCTTCGACCTCGGTTTTCTGGCGGATGTGAGGATGCTGCTTGGCATGGTGCCCGCGACCTGCCAGCGGATGCTCTTTTCCGCGACCATGCCCGACGCCGTGCGCGTCCTTGCCGCCGAGGCGCTACGTCAGCCTGTGACGGTGCAGGTGGACGCCGTGCAACCCGCATCCACCGTGCATCATGCCCTGTACCCCGTGCCAGCCCATTTGCGGACGCCCCTGCTCAAGACGTTTTTGCGAAGCGGGCCCGAGGGGTCTGTCGTTGTCTTCGTGCGTACCCGCCACGGGGCACGCAGACTCTGGCAGCAACTCGACAACGTGGGGTTCAGCGTCACCTGCCTTCAGGGGAAGTTGTCGCAACGACGGCGACTTGCCGCGCTCGAGGGCTTCCGCGACGGGCGCTACGACGTGCTGGTGGCCACCGATGTGGCGGCACGCGGGCTGGACATCTCGCAGGTGACGCATGTGGTGAACTACGATGTGCCGTCGACGGCCGACGCCTATATCCACAGGGTGGGGCGCACAGGGCGTGCTGCCCGCAATGGAACGGCCATGACCTTTGTCACCCCGGCGGATGAGGCGCAGGTGCGGAACATCGAACGGGTACTGGGCACCGTCATCCCGCGCGAGAGGCTTGCCGATTTCGATTATGGCGCGCCTGTGCGCGGGCCGGAGGGGGCGCGTCCGGCCATGCCTCCCCGCCAGCCGCGACTGCCAGCAGGCAAACGTCCGGCTGCACCGCAAGAGGCGCAGGAACAGCCGCGCCGCGGGCGTCCGCGTCCGCCCCGTCATGCCGTGCCCCCGGCGGCACACCCCCCGACGATTCCCTCGCGTCTCCCACGACAGACGCCTGCGGGTGCGGAACAGGTCGACCTCGTCAGAAGTTCCCGGATGCGGGGGCAGGGCGGTGATTCAGACGAATAG
- a CDS encoding phosphotransferase, with product MPLPLHGYAPDSDIVTPRLLSEVAARFDLVLLETPRGYAFPGSPERCVSRHVVRAHPAHVTAPEASLWMVERLAPGQASRRGIIGSLIARLARDGLSWVPAPRAVRRPDRETGDADPCTVLPQPLTAAHTSGPDSAQPHQKDEKPHMRAYVLDHAGFPWQVTPFIEGAPLPRPDYLGHGWRGAAVAACILDLVHAGGALETIPPAEHCDDGRQGVVAYVKHMVSVIAERHPGIRQRLAPVLPVMETLPDVLASQPVVLAHGDLHPLNIIWKGDVPAPDTAHRDIPGTPGRETTHHAIAGVIDWEFAGARPLLYDAANCVGCVGFEHPSGLRGPFVLGLVHTLHRGGISADMLRLLPDMVIASRFGWLSEWLRKRDHEMLEMELDYFDILVHQRRALADLWGTSGAAS from the coding sequence ATGCCTCTTCCCCTCCATGGGTACGCCCCCGATTCCGACATCGTCACACCGCGCCTCCTCTCCGAGGTCGCTGCCCGCTTCGACCTTGTACTGCTCGAAACACCACGTGGATACGCCTTCCCCGGAAGTCCCGAACGCTGTGTCAGCCGCCATGTGGTCAGGGCGCATCCCGCGCACGTTACGGCGCCGGAAGCGTCGTTGTGGATGGTCGAACGGCTTGCCCCCGGACAGGCATCGCGCCGCGGCATCATAGGCAGCCTTATTGCCCGCCTCGCCCGTGACGGACTCTCATGGGTACCTGCTCCACGCGCTGTCCGCAGACCGGACAGGGAAACGGGTGATGCCGACCCCTGCACCGTCTTGCCCCAACCCCTGACAGCGGCCCACACTTCTGGGCCGGACTCCGCACAGCCCCATCAGAAAGACGAAAAGCCCCACATGCGCGCGTATGTGCTCGACCACGCCGGATTCCCATGGCAGGTCACGCCGTTCATCGAAGGTGCCCCCCTCCCCCGTCCCGACTACCTCGGTCATGGGTGGCGCGGTGCGGCGGTGGCTGCGTGCATCCTCGACCTCGTCCATGCCGGAGGCGCACTGGAAACAATCCCGCCCGCAGAACACTGCGATGACGGACGGCAGGGCGTGGTAGCGTATGTGAAGCACATGGTCTCTGTCATTGCCGAACGCCATCCCGGAATACGCCAGCGCCTCGCCCCCGTCCTGCCCGTCATGGAGACACTGCCCGACGTGCTTGCCTCGCAGCCTGTGGTGCTGGCACATGGCGACCTGCACCCGCTGAACATCATCTGGAAGGGCGATGTCCCGGCACCCGACACCGCGCACCGGGATATACCGGGAACACCCGGCAGAGAGACCACACATCACGCCATCGCCGGGGTCATCGACTGGGAGTTCGCCGGAGCACGCCCTCTGTTGTACGACGCTGCCAACTGTGTCGGATGCGTCGGGTTCGAGCACCCTTCAGGACTGCGCGGCCCGTTCGTTCTCGGACTCGTACACACGCTGCACAGGGGCGGCATCTCCGCCGACATGCTGCGCCTGCTGCCCGACATGGTCATCGCCTCGCGCTTCGGCTGGCTTTCCGAATGGCTACGCAAGCGTGACCATGAGATGCTGGAGATGGAACTCGACTATTTCGACATCCTCGTGCACCAGCGCCGCGCCCTTGCCGACTTGTGGGGCACGTCAGGCGCGGCATCATAG
- the msrA gene encoding peptide-methionine (S)-S-oxide reductase MsrA, which produces MTAIETLLLTGLLLATALLPPALAHAAQPAPPPPAGMQVAVFAGGCFWCMEKPFDAVEGVLETTSGYTGGTVESPTYEQVSNGGTGHAEALRVVYDPAKVSYTALLDTFWHNVDPFDAGGQFCDRGSQYRSAIFPQDASQRADAESSLKALEERFGRPVATRIEPAGAFWPAEEYHQDYYKKNPLRYSFYRSNCGRDRKLKEVWGSPK; this is translated from the coding sequence ATGACTGCCATTGAAACCCTGCTGCTAACCGGGCTTCTTCTTGCCACCGCCCTGCTGCCGCCGGCCCTTGCCCATGCGGCACAGCCTGCCCCGCCTCCACCAGCCGGGATGCAGGTAGCCGTCTTCGCTGGCGGGTGCTTCTGGTGCATGGAAAAGCCCTTCGATGCGGTGGAGGGGGTGCTGGAGACGACCTCTGGCTATACGGGCGGCACAGTGGAGTCACCGACCTACGAACAGGTCTCAAACGGCGGGACAGGTCACGCAGAAGCCTTGCGCGTCGTGTACGACCCCGCCAAAGTGAGCTATACCGCCCTTCTGGACACCTTCTGGCACAATGTCGACCCGTTCGACGCCGGAGGACAATTCTGCGACAGGGGCAGCCAGTATCGGTCTGCCATCTTCCCGCAGGACGCATCGCAACGCGCCGATGCGGAATCCAGCCTGAAAGCCCTCGAAGAACGATTCGGACGCCCCGTGGCGACCCGCATCGAACCGGCCGGTGCCTTCTGGCCCGCCGAAGAGTACCATCAGGACTATTACAAGAAGAATCCGCTACGTTACAGCTTCTACCGCTCCAATTGCGGTCGTGACCGCAAGCTCAAAGAGGTCTGGGGAAGTCCGAAGTAG
- a CDS encoding NYN domain-containing protein, whose protein sequence is MGKFTGYEEVYSALYVDFDNIYTRLREMDPETARLFGRNPQRWLKWLEGHALKMLYGDGVRRRILKRICYLNPEWYQEYRPYFIRAAFQVVDCPPLTQQGKTSADIHLVMDCMDALSHTTRFDEFIILSGDADFTPLLIRIQEHARRSLVLSVGYTSPAYAAAASWRIREDWFVAQAVEEDPQEFGGPAATAGPIVDLDISTRAVDLIRRTVAESPQPVPIAAVGQLLQRELDASTEWFGYGRLRDFIDHLEIAPIEFSAVPPGYLFEAGRHQPPEERSTHEDFRSRYPELFEFAQGVHRLTDMPLLRPEHYRTLLGFIVEEVNTNGFSMTQTSRNVRDKCVEAGLPVARAHVNFVLVGIGRGGYLLNEVQSVNLREVAKSFLRNAYDLCRMSQMALGHEEQKMLLEWIMPRDIPAGE, encoded by the coding sequence ATGGGTAAGTTTACCGGTTATGAAGAGGTCTATAGTGCCTTGTATGTCGACTTCGACAACATCTACACCCGCCTTCGGGAGATGGACCCCGAAACGGCGCGCCTCTTCGGGAGAAACCCGCAGCGATGGCTCAAGTGGCTTGAAGGGCATGCCCTCAAGATGCTGTATGGCGATGGCGTGCGGCGGCGCATTCTGAAGCGCATCTGCTATCTCAACCCCGAATGGTATCAGGAGTACCGCCCCTATTTCATCCGGGCCGCGTTTCAGGTCGTCGATTGCCCGCCGCTGACGCAGCAGGGCAAGACCAGTGCCGACATCCATCTCGTGATGGACTGCATGGATGCGCTCAGCCACACCACACGTTTCGACGAGTTCATCATCCTGTCGGGCGATGCGGACTTCACGCCGTTGCTCATCCGTATTCAGGAACATGCCCGGCGGTCGCTTGTCCTGTCGGTGGGCTACACCTCGCCCGCCTATGCCGCAGCAGCCTCGTGGCGTATCCGTGAAGACTGGTTCGTGGCGCAGGCAGTCGAGGAAGACCCGCAAGAATTCGGCGGCCCCGCTGCCACTGCCGGGCCCATCGTCGACCTCGACATCTCAACCCGCGCCGTCGACCTCATCAGGCGCACCGTGGCGGAGTCTCCCCAGCCGGTGCCCATCGCCGCCGTCGGGCAGTTGTTGCAGCGTGAACTTGATGCCTCGACCGAATGGTTCGGCTACGGCAGGCTGCGCGATTTCATAGACCATCTTGAGATAGCCCCCATCGAGTTTTCGGCGGTTCCCCCCGGGTACCTGTTCGAGGCCGGGCGTCACCAGCCCCCGGAAGAACGGAGCACGCATGAGGACTTCCGCAGTCGTTACCCCGAGCTTTTCGAGTTCGCCCAAGGGGTGCATCGACTCACGGACATGCCTTTGCTGCGGCCCGAACACTACCGGACCCTCCTCGGTTTCATCGTCGAAGAGGTGAACACCAACGGATTCAGCATGACGCAGACCTCGCGCAACGTCCGTGACAAGTGCGTCGAAGCCGGACTGCCGGTGGCGCGCGCGCATGTCAACTTCGTCCTCGTGGGCATCGGGCGTGGCGGGTACCTGCTCAATGAAGTGCAGAGTGTGAACCTGCGTGAGGTGGCCAAGTCGTTTCTGCGTAACGCCTACGACCTGTGCCGCATGTCGCAGATGGCGCTGGGCCATGAGGAGCAGAAGATGCTTCTGGAATGGATCATGCCGCGCGATATCCCCGCCGGGGAGTGA
- a CDS encoding DsrE family protein yields MTLAHRTGSILLATLMALLLCNATPSHAESPDALFINMTTDDAHRANMGIGFGYNQLQRGHPLTVFLNDRGVMLAAKANSAAFEQQQKTLAAVIAKGGTVYVCPTCMKHYGLAEADLMPGAKVSNPDLTEKALFSNDARTLSW; encoded by the coding sequence ATGACACTGGCACACCGTACAGGCAGCATCCTCCTTGCGACATTGATGGCGTTGCTTCTCTGCAACGCGACACCGTCACATGCCGAAAGTCCCGATGCTCTTTTCATCAACATGACCACCGATGACGCGCACAGGGCGAACATGGGCATCGGCTTCGGCTACAACCAGTTGCAACGAGGGCACCCGCTCACCGTATTTCTCAACGACCGGGGCGTGATGCTTGCGGCCAAAGCCAACAGTGCCGCCTTCGAGCAACAGCAGAAGACGCTGGCGGCGGTCATCGCCAAAGGCGGCACGGTCTACGTCTGCCCTACCTGCATGAAGCACTACGGGCTTGCGGAAGCGGACCTCATGCCCGGTGCGAAGGTCAGCAACCCCGACCTGACGGAGAAGGCCCTGTTCTCGAACGATGCAAGGACACTCAGCTGGTAG
- the uvrA gene encoding excinuclease ABC subunit UvrA — MSKHCIHIEGARQHNLKNVDIDIPRDELVVVCGPSGSGKSTLAFDIVYAEGQRRYVESLSAYARQFLPQMDKPAVDKIEGLSPAISLEQQTSTRNPRSTVGTVTEVYDFLRVFYARLGRMYCPQCGRPIEARAADEIIADILALGEGTRCIIMAPLVEHQKGTHADRFKKLKAEGFVRVRVNGETTTIDDVPPLDKNRKHCIDLVVDRIVVKEGIRGRLADSVELALRYGNGRLVVEVPGQGETVHSTESVCPSCRISLPAPSPQLFSFNSPQGACPHCSGLGSVDYFEPALLAPNRGLSLNTGALLPWKNPRVFARWQADLEKLAKRFGVTLSTPLSAWPAAGLEVLFHGDGSLPHAAAGDEGSGGGADTRKKGRRGADEAFGPPTGWSGVTQLLESGMQYGDAWRDEMSRYRQSRPCPACHGARLRPEALSVRVDDLDIHSFCSLSVARALAWLRERSFDGRHTLVAEPLLKELTHRLEFMVNVGLDYISLGRNMSTLSGGEAQRIRLASQLGSGLVGVTYVLDEPSIGLHPRDNERLIRTLRRLQQRGNTVLVVEHDEATIREADTVIELGPGSGALGGEVVFSGRVPDLLGTADTLTARYLRGEMTIPLPESRRKGDGALTLRGVTTNNLQGLDCSIPFGVLTCVTGVSGSGKSSLVVDTLYKHVALARGIKVDSPGSIGGIDGLDRIERIVAIDQTPIGRTPRSNPATYTKIFDEIRDIFAMTADARKRGYKPGRFSFNVRGGRCEACGGDGQLRVEMHFLPDVFVTCDVCKGRRYNHETLEVRYKGLNIAEVLDLTVRQARQFFENYPVLERRLGVLEDVGLEYLRLGQPATTLSGGEAQRIKISRELGKRSLPGTLYILDEPTTGLHMHEVGKLIRVLHQLVDRGATVVVIEHNTDVILSSDHVIDLGPGGGENGGRIVSAGTPEEIIADSASVTGAFLVQERAIRNGG; from the coding sequence ATGAGCAAACATTGCATCCACATCGAAGGGGCACGCCAGCACAACCTCAAGAATGTCGACATCGACATCCCGCGCGATGAACTGGTCGTCGTGTGCGGGCCTTCGGGGTCTGGCAAGTCCACACTGGCCTTCGATATCGTGTACGCCGAGGGACAACGCCGCTATGTGGAGTCGCTCTCCGCCTATGCACGTCAGTTCCTGCCGCAGATGGACAAGCCCGCCGTCGACAAGATCGAGGGCCTCTCTCCCGCCATATCCCTTGAGCAGCAGACCTCTACGCGAAACCCGCGCTCCACGGTGGGCACCGTCACGGAGGTCTACGACTTCTTGCGCGTGTTCTATGCACGGCTTGGTCGCATGTACTGCCCGCAGTGCGGACGCCCCATCGAGGCGCGTGCTGCGGATGAGATCATCGCAGACATCCTCGCGCTGGGCGAGGGTACGCGATGCATCATCATGGCACCGCTGGTCGAACACCAGAAGGGTACGCACGCAGACCGCTTCAAGAAGCTGAAGGCCGAGGGCTTCGTGCGGGTGCGCGTCAACGGCGAGACGACGACCATCGACGACGTCCCGCCGCTGGACAAGAACCGCAAGCATTGCATCGACCTCGTGGTCGACCGCATCGTGGTCAAGGAAGGCATACGCGGACGCCTTGCCGATTCTGTCGAACTGGCGTTGCGCTACGGTAACGGAAGACTCGTCGTCGAGGTGCCGGGGCAGGGCGAGACGGTGCACTCCACCGAATCGGTATGCCCCTCCTGCCGCATCAGTCTGCCCGCGCCGAGTCCGCAACTCTTTTCCTTCAACAGTCCGCAGGGGGCGTGCCCGCATTGTTCTGGCCTTGGCAGTGTCGACTACTTCGAACCCGCACTCCTTGCGCCCAACCGGGGGCTTTCGCTCAACACGGGCGCGTTGCTGCCGTGGAAGAACCCTCGGGTCTTCGCGCGCTGGCAGGCTGACCTTGAGAAGCTGGCGAAGCGTTTCGGTGTGACTCTCTCCACCCCCCTTTCCGCATGGCCCGCTGCAGGACTGGAAGTGCTCTTTCATGGCGACGGTTCATTGCCCCATGCGGCTGCCGGTGACGAAGGCAGCGGCGGCGGTGCGGACACCCGGAAGAAGGGCAGGCGCGGGGCAGATGAGGCGTTCGGGCCGCCCACGGGCTGGAGCGGTGTGACACAGCTTCTTGAAAGCGGGATGCAGTACGGTGACGCTTGGCGTGACGAGATGTCGCGCTACCGCCAGAGTCGCCCCTGCCCTGCGTGCCATGGGGCACGGCTGCGGCCCGAGGCGCTGTCGGTGCGCGTCGACGACCTCGACATCCATAGTTTCTGTTCGCTTTCAGTGGCGCGTGCCCTTGCATGGCTGCGCGAACGCAGCTTCGACGGACGGCATACGCTGGTCGCTGAACCCTTGCTCAAGGAACTCACGCACCGTCTTGAGTTTATGGTCAACGTGGGGCTCGACTACATTTCGCTGGGCCGCAACATGTCGACCCTCTCCGGCGGCGAGGCACAGCGCATCCGCCTCGCCTCGCAACTCGGTTCCGGACTGGTGGGGGTGACCTACGTGCTGGACGAACCCTCGATAGGGCTGCACCCGCGGGACAACGAACGGCTCATCCGCACCCTGCGCAGGTTGCAGCAGCGCGGGAACACCGTGCTCGTGGTCGAACACGACGAAGCGACCATCCGCGAGGCGGATACCGTCATCGAACTTGGGCCGGGGTCGGGTGCTCTTGGCGGCGAGGTGGTGTTCAGCGGGCGCGTGCCCGACCTGCTTGGAACCGCAGACACGTTGACGGCGCGCTACCTGCGCGGTGAGATGACCATTCCCCTGCCGGAATCGCGGCGCAAGGGCGATGGCGCGTTGACGCTTCGCGGCGTGACCACCAACAACCTGCAAGGTCTCGATTGCTCCATCCCCTTCGGCGTGCTGACATGTGTCACGGGCGTCTCCGGGTCGGGGAAGAGTTCGCTTGTGGTGGACACGCTGTACAAGCACGTCGCGCTGGCGCGGGGTATCAAGGTCGATTCGCCGGGGAGCATCGGCGGTATCGACGGACTCGACAGGATAGAGCGTATCGTCGCCATCGACCAGACGCCCATCGGGCGGACGCCGCGTTCCAACCCCGCGACGTATACCAAGATATTCGACGAGATACGCGACATCTTCGCCATGACGGCAGATGCCCGTAAGCGCGGGTACAAGCCGGGGCGCTTCAGCTTCAACGTGCGTGGAGGACGGTGCGAAGCCTGTGGCGGAGACGGGCAGCTGCGTGTCGAGATGCACTTTCTGCCCGACGTGTTCGTCACGTGCGACGTCTGCAAGGGGCGTCGTTACAACCACGAGACGCTCGAAGTCCGGTACAAGGGCCTCAACATAGCGGAGGTGCTCGACCTCACCGTGCGACAGGCACGGCAGTTCTTCGAGAACTATCCCGTGCTGGAGCGCAGGCTTGGGGTGCTCGAGGACGTTGGCCTCGAATACCTCAGACTGGGCCAACCGGCGACGACCCTTTCGGGTGGTGAGGCGCAACGCATCAAGATATCACGCGAACTCGGAAAGCGTAGCCTGCCCGGCACGCTCTACATCCTCGACGAACCCACCACGGGGCTGCACATGCACGAGGTGGGCAAGCTCATTCGCGTGTTACATCAGCTTGTGGACAGGGGCGCGACTGTTGTGGTCATCGAACACAACACCGACGTCATCCTGTCGTCCGACCATGTCATCGACCTCGGGCCGGGTGGTGGCGAGAATGGCGGGCGCATCGTCTCTGCGGGAACTCCGGAGGAGATTATCGCAGACTCGGCATCCGTGACCGGGGCGTTCCTCGTGCAGGAACGGGCCATCCGCAACGGCGGGTAG